The Primulina eburnea isolate SZY01 chromosome 12, ASM2296580v1, whole genome shotgun sequence genome includes the window tattaatagtataataatattattatttttaaaatattaataatcttattattattaatagtgATATTGATatgaatattaatattatctgtaacaataatagataataataagttttggttcGAGAAAATCTCCGAATTCGTCATCGTCttatcatattaatatttttgaaacggagATGGGGACAGGGATGGGAAGTTGATCCCCGAAATTTCGGGTTTGGGGATTCTCCGAACCCGAAAAAACGAGGATTGGGACATGTATGGAGGTGGGGATGAGAATGGCAAATCCGCCCGACCCCGACCCCGACCCCGACCCATTGTCATCCCTAATAACAATATTGAATTCGTGAAGTTTAATTGGAACAATATGAATCATTAATTATTTGGACGTTGAattttgtaatatatatatatatatatatatatatatatatatatatatatatatatatatatttttagtagTATTAgaatttattttgatttattttttttgtcaataatatagatataagataaaaatttgtgtgaggcGATTTCacgagttgtattttgtgagatagatcttACTTCGGgtcaatcaagaacaaatattacttttttgcTAGAGTATACTTTTATTGTGATACTCCGTAAGATTGAGTCGTCTTACTgattaagattcgtgagatcgctCAAAATAGAACTACTCTAGATAAATTATATTTGAGTCATGTACATGTtgttttaagtttaaaattttacaaataatttttttttatcatttatacaaaattaaaatatattgttATTTTACCAGATATACATTTTTTggatccaattttttttaaagatagaCGTCTATTAATggcaaaacttgtgtgagaccgGTCTCACGGTCGTACTGTgggacggatcttttatttgggtcacctatgaaaagtattattttttatgcaaaggtattactttttattgtgaatatggtagggttgacccgtctcacggattatgaaaCTGAGACGGTCTCCATAATACTCAGCTCCTTATTAAACGACCATTCATAAGTGTAAGCATTAATTACATAGGGCAGCGCATTCGTTGAGATTTAAGCAATGCGGAGACGCCACGTTTTCTATAAGTGTAAAAGCCAAATTAGCTGCACATAATGCATCAAAATGGTCTATTACCTCCGCATACATTATTATCAACTTATGTTTATACATCAATTTGTttgttattaataaatattgattAAAAACAGTACAAATAAATTCTCTATTCTGATTTAATTTATCTAATTAATATTCTTTATATAAAATGTAGATAATCATTAAAAGACAAAAGGACAACTATtgttcatatatattttttaaagatCATCTCACGACTCAATTTTATGAGAAATATCTTATTTACATCAatgttatttatatatatgtttgatcaCACAAAATTTGTGTGTTTTAAACCTTAATCCTGATCCTAATCCCCTTTTGTCGAgccattatttttaaaaaagaaaatagatTAGGGGTGGGTGCCAACTTCTGTCCTAACTGGCATTCATACGACAGCTGTAATCCATTATCATTTTCTCATTTTCAGCAAACAGCGGGGGAGCTCCGTCAGTCCTCAGCCTCAGCCTCATGGATCCCTGTCCCTTTGTGCGGGTTACCGTAGGGAATCTCGCCTTGAAAATCCCCGCCGCCGCGAAGCCTGCTCGCTCAGCCGTGCATCCTTCGTCTTCTCCCTGTTTCTGTCTGATTCAACTCAAAGGCTTCCCTCCGCAAACCGCCGTTGTACCTTACATTCCGCCGGAGAACACTCCATTTACTGATGCCAACTCGCTAACCCACGCTGCTAGCTTTCACCTCAGCAAATCCGACCTCGACAAACTCACTGGAAAGTCTTCCCTCTTCTCCACCTCCCATAAACCTTGCCTTAAAATATCCGTATACTCCGGCCGCTTCGGGCCGGCATGCGGCTTGAGTTCGGGGCGTTTGCTGGGGAAAATCTCTGTTCCATTGGATCTGACTACGGCGGAATCCAGGGCCGTCATTTTTCATAATGGATGGATTAATGTGGGAAAAGAAACCAAGCGTGTGGCGCAGTTTCACTTGAATGTTAAGGCAGAGCCCGACCCGAGGTTCGTGTTCCAGTTCGATGGAGAGCCCGAATGCAGCCCCCAGATTTTCCAAATTAGAGGGAATATCCGGCAGCCGGTTTTCACTTGCAAGTTCAGTTTTCGTGCAGCAGACCGCAATCAGCGCTCCAGGTAAATCTAAAATTGGAAAATAAATTCCCTTCGTTTAATTTTTGCAATAATGTTTGGATCATACACTTTACACTTGAATTagtttattaaaagaaaaaaaaaagagggttCCGAAGTATGGATAGGAAAAGAAATGTCTGCATTTGGTTGTCAAAATCTTCTGAGTCACCATACCAGTTAGAAATAAAGCATGAATCCATAACTTTACAGCCATATCTATTCAATTATTTGCTCTCTTTCTGCGAAGTATTGGTTAATCTCTTTgttgatttatttaaaatttgagaaaaagCCCATTCTTTGCTTTGGGTAAACGCTTTTAGTGCCTGTAAAGAATTTATCATAGTCCATTCCTATTTCTTAAGGTCTTTACCGCCGGAGCACAGTAATGGTGCAAGAGGGTGGTTGAGTTCCTTCGGTAGTGAAAGAGAGAGGCCGCTAAAAGAAAGAAAAGGGTGGTCCATAACAATTCACGATCTATCTGGTTCCCCCGTGGCTGTGGCCTCAATGGTGACACCTTTCGTGGCTTCGCCTGGATCAGACCGTGTGAGCCGGTCCAATCCCGGTTGTTGGCTCATTCTCCGTCCCGGTGACAGCACCTGGAAGCCCTGGGGCCGCCTCGAGGCTTGGCGTGAGTGCGGCACTGCAGATGGTCTTGGCTACAGATTTGAGCTCATTCCGGATTCAGCCGCCGCAGCGGGTATTGTTTTAGCAGAGTCAACtctcagctgcagcaaaggtgGGAAGTTCATGATTGATTTGACTGGAAACAGCAACTCCACTCCAGCACAGGTGAATGGGCGAGCAACACTGAGCAGCACCACAGCGTCTCCAGTGTGCAGCCCCCGGAGCAGTGGGGATTTCGGGTACGGGCTGTGGCCATACTGCATGTACAGAGGGTTTGTGATGTCGGCCAGTGTGGGAGGCGAGGGACGCCGCGGCAGGAAAACGACGCCCTTGGTGGAAGTGAGCGTGCAACACGTAAGTTGTGCGGAGGATGCGGCGGCATTTGTTGCTTTGTCGGCTGTCCTGGACTTGAGCCTAGACGCATGCAGGCTTTTCTCTCATAAGCTTCGTAAAGAACTACGTCCGTTGCAGGATTTACCCTTCTGATTTATAATCGATTTACCCACCTTGCTGGAAATCAACTTTTCATTTAGTTATACCATGTTCTTTTACTGGTTTTTGTGCGAATTTTTTAGGACCAAGGAAACGTAGGATTGATCGATGTACATATCGAGCAAAGAACAGAGGGGTTAGAAAACGAGGCCCGCTGTTTTTTTTAACCTAATGCGTGGCTTGTAAATTATTACTGCTGTTTCTTCTTGTCCACTGTGTGTTTTCaattctctctttctttctttctttctttctttttgtacTACCCGAACTGATGCTCtgtatttttttcattaaaGTAAGGATTATCAATCTTGTGTTACACATTCTTATACTTGTCAGTCGATAAATTCTTGTCGTTGATGCGAATCAGAATCTTATATCCTTATGGGTAAATTGTGTGATGTAAGTGGTGAATGATAGAGGCTAGGCAAGCAACTGTGGATGGAGGATGCTCACTCACTCGTCTGCGAACGAAGTGGGGGTTTGGTTTGGTGAGAGACGTGCGTACACGCCAggtttcattttaatttaatggtCCGGATTACTTTAATATATAATAGTAGATGAGAGCTTAGCTGTATTTGCTTAACTTTCAAATTTAGTCCCACCAAAACGTAAAGTTTATAATCATTAATTAAAGGTGGGATCAGTTATTATTAAAcgaccaaactctttgatcttttcttttcttttcttttcttttgggacgagttttattttttgttttcaaaaacaaaaacatgaTCTTCCCTATGATGAGGTGGGAGCCATACTTCTTATTCCCCTATAACATTATTAACAATGCACGCTACTGAAACTAAACTTAGTCTTATATCGTATTTGTCATGTTTATTTTTAACTTATATATTCTTAACTTATATgtaaaaaatgtaaaatttttaaaattacttttttatatatattattaaaattaaattatataaaccAGCCATAACCATCCTCTAGTATGTTTAAAGTTTCAAAGATTGAAATGTTAATTTTTAATTCAAAGAATAACTTCGACTTTTTATACACAATTATCATTATTATATTGAGTATTCCAAACTATTAGACAAATCCCAATTTACTTTTGATAGATATAGTTTATTAATTTAACATATTTTAAGTGAAAAATGCAATTAGTACACAGATCTAAATATAAtagtaattaaaaaataataatgaaatatTTGTCATCGTCATTGGTTTCCCCATCAATCTGGCGAAGGATGAAGTTGCTAGGATGGTGGCTGATGCTTGTGGGCACCCTTCGATTGGCTTCTGTTTGGTTCGGATTCTTCGACATTTGGGCTCTTCGCCTTGCCGTTTTCTCCAAGACTACCAGTTcgttcttttatttctttttgcTTTTTAATTTCATTGGGATCCCCTAAGCACTCaattgatttgattttgagCTCGATTCGTCATTGCACATTAAAATGACTTCAATTTTGATGTTTTATGAACTGAAACTTGATATCAATTTTTATGCAACctcctaaaaattcatttgaatGAAGGGTCTTGAGACAGTTGGGGCTCGCCTGTTAAGATTTGATTCGCGAAATTCGAATTGTTGCTGTAGAAGCATAGCCAACTTATACTCCCTTATTATGATGCGTACTTCATGTCCTCCTGTAGTTAACCGTGGCTTTCTTATTTATGTATTGGTCTGctttaaatttcatttttccCTCTACTCGTTATCAGATTTTATTGGGCGTGCTATTTGGTTTTCTTTAGGACTCAGGATGCTATCTCGTTTTTAGAATAGTGATAATCTATATTGAATAAATCctactctatatatatatatatatatatatatatatatatatatatatatatatatatatatatatatatatgggagGTGGGCATTCTTGCTGGTGGTTTTATGTCCTCATGTTTAATGAAATGAAGTAGTCGAACTTGATTCTGCAACTTCAGCAGATGATATGCCATTGATTACATAGTTTCTTTGATGCATTGACATTTGCAATCTGTTGGCATTTATACAAGATTTTTCGTTCATAATTTCAAACCACGTGTGCATAAACTTTCCCGGTGTTAgttttcataaaatcatatcTATTACATTGCAGTGAGCGAGGTTCATGGACGGACATTTGGAGTTTGGACACTGC containing:
- the LOC140807774 gene encoding uncharacterized protein, whose translation is MDPCPFVRVTVGNLALKIPAAAKPARSAVHPSSSPCFCLIQLKGFPPQTAVVPYIPPENTPFTDANSLTHAASFHLSKSDLDKLTGKSSLFSTSHKPCLKISVYSGRFGPACGLSSGRLLGKISVPLDLTTAESRAVIFHNGWINVGKETKRVAQFHLNVKAEPDPRFVFQFDGEPECSPQIFQIRGNIRQPVFTCKFSFRAADRNQRSRSLPPEHSNGARGWLSSFGSERERPLKERKGWSITIHDLSGSPVAVASMVTPFVASPGSDRVSRSNPGCWLILRPGDSTWKPWGRLEAWRECGTADGLGYRFELIPDSAAAAGIVLAESTLSCSKGGKFMIDLTGNSNSTPAQVNGRATLSSTTASPVCSPRSSGDFGYGLWPYCMYRGFVMSASVGGEGRRGRKTTPLVEVSVQHVSCAEDAAAFVALSAVLDLSLDACRLFSHKLRKELRPLQDLPF